In Phycisphaerae bacterium RAS2, the DNA window AACTCTGCTCAAGTTGTCGGGCGCGTGGGCAAGGCCGATGCCGAAGCCGCGAAGGCTGCCATTGCCGCAGCCGAGACCGCATTCAAATCGTGGTCGCGCACGCCGGCGGAAGTGCGGGCGCGTTACCTGCTTCGGGCCGCCGCGATCATTCGCCGCCGGATCTACGAGTTCTCCGCGTGGATGTGCTACGAAGAGTCCAAATCGTGGATCGAGGCCTATGCGGACACCGCCGAGTGCATCGACTTCCTCGAATTCTACGCCCGCGAGGCGATGCGGCTGGGCGGCAGCCATCCGACGACGCCGTTCGCGGGGGAAGAAAATGAGGTTCGCTACATCCCGCTGGGCGTCGGCGTGGTGATCCCGCCGTGGAACTTTCCGCTGGCAATCATGGCGGGCATGACCAGCGCCGCGATCGTCGCAGGCAATACAGTTGTCTTGAAGCCGGCCAGCACGGCCCCCGTCATCGCCGCGAAGTTCATCGAAGTGCTGGAAGAGATCATGCTGCCTCCGGGTGTGGTCAACTTCTGCCCCGGCCCCGGCGGCGCGGTCGGCGATGTGCTGGTCGATCATCCGCGCACGCGCTTCATCGCCTTCACCGGCTCGCGCGACGTGGGCCTGCGCATCTTCGAGCGCGCCGCGAAGGTGCAACCCGGCCAGATCTGGCTCAAGCGCACGATGCTTGAGATGGGCGGCAAAGATGCGATCGTCGTAACGGAATCGGCCGACCTCGATGCAGCGGCTTCGGGCGTCGTCGCTGCCGCGTTCGGATTCCAGGGGCAGAAGTGTTCGGCATGCAGTCGCCTGATCGTGGACGAGAAAGTGCACGATGCGCTGGTGGAAAAAGTTGTCGCCGGCGCGAAGAAACTGACGGTCGGCAACACGACCACGCCGGAAAACTACTTCATGGGCGCGGTCATCGACAAACCGGCCTACGACAAGATTCACGAGT includes these proteins:
- the rocA1 gene encoding 1-pyrroline-5-carboxylate dehydrogenase 1; its protein translation is MLTPYTPEPYVNFSESGPRQAMLDALKLVESQLGRTYPLRIGGKKIETAGTIDSTSPGNSAQVVGRVGKADAEAAKAAIAAAETAFKSWSRTPAEVRARYLLRAAAIIRRRIYEFSAWMCYEESKSWIEAYADTAECIDFLEFYAREAMRLGGSHPTTPFAGEENEVRYIPLGVGVVIPPWNFPLAIMAGMTSAAIVAGNTVVLKPASTAPVIAAKFIEVLEEIMLPPGVVNFCPGPGGAVGDVLVDHPRTRFIAFTGSRDVGLRIFERAAKVQPGQIWLKRTMLEMGGKDAIVVTESADLDAAASGVVAAAFGFQGQKCSACSRLIVDEKVHDALVEKVVAGAKKLTVGNTTTPENYFMGAVIDKPAYDKIHEYIGIGRKEGTLALGDANVPTGGHYIAPHIFTGIAPTARLAQEEIFGPVLAVIKGRGIDELLNIANNTEYGLTGGIFSNDRTELERARHEFHVGNLYLNRKCTGAIVDVQPFGGFNMSGTNSKAGGRDYIQLFMQAKSITERL